One Luteibacter aegosomaticola genomic window carries:
- a CDS encoding GNAT family N-acetyltransferase: protein MTLEVRRAAVEDADHIARWNIAMAWETEQKALDPATIGRGVRAVFDEPRRGFYLVAELDGVAVGCLLVTYEWSDWRCGDFWWVQSVYVVAEARRHGVFKAMYHHVKAMAEGAGAVGLRLYVETENERAQATYGGLGMERCHYFMYEAPLTQ from the coding sequence ATGACGCTTGAAGTACGCCGCGCCGCCGTCGAAGACGCGGACCACATCGCTCGCTGGAACATCGCCATGGCGTGGGAGACCGAGCAGAAGGCGCTCGACCCGGCGACGATCGGGCGCGGTGTGCGTGCGGTGTTCGACGAGCCGCGCCGTGGTTTTTATCTCGTGGCGGAACTCGACGGCGTGGCGGTGGGTTGCCTGCTCGTGACCTACGAGTGGAGCGACTGGCGTTGCGGCGACTTCTGGTGGGTGCAGAGTGTTTACGTGGTGGCTGAAGCGCGCCGGCATGGCGTGTTCAAGGCGATGTACCACCATGTGAAGGCGATGGCGGAAGGCGCAGGTGCCGTGGGTTTGCGGTTGTACGTCGAGACCGAGAACGAGCGCGCGCAGGCGACGTATGGTGGGCTTGGGATGGAGCGCTGCCATTACTTCATGTACGAAGCGCCGTTGACGCAATAA
- a CDS encoding GGDEF and EAL domain-containing protein, with translation MPLPDELTPVDWPAFLLERAPAMLAYIGTDKRLRYASPAYRAWMGITDDAVEGRLLKEVIPADLYPRIEPGVIAALTGTPVIADRELRREDVHRYAQASFSPDLDDEGRVRGAFVVLADISDRRALEARLKESERRFAQAFRHAAIGMALVLPDGRWLQVNDAMCAMLGYREDELLTRSFQDITHPEDLAVDLGLLNQVLSGERASYHMEKRYLHRDGHIVHAMLSVSLVRDDHGQPLYFVSQVQDISERKAFEDALFRERELAEVTLKSIGDAVITTDPDLRVTSLNPIAEAMTGWSSHEAVGRPMDDIFQLRDPLTRRPIANPLLTAVQKNTIIGLTTDAILVHRNGFDSPIEDSAAPIHDHAGNVVGGVVVFHDVSETRALALKMAHLAHHDTLTGLPNRALLQSRMEFAVTVAARRKQRCALLFVDIDHFKQINDSLGHAAGDALLQEVARRIRSAVRADDTVSRLGGDEFVVLLPHVEDGVDAAEVAEKVLQACNEAIGLEASALAISFSIGISLYPEDAFDAESMLRNADTAMYEAKMQGRNGYRFFNASMNERNTARVRIEVELRKALARNELSLHYQPKVDVDLGTIVGAEALLRWQVDGEDVYTPEQFIPVAEDCGLIVPIGEWALREACRQTQAWSTTYRPLSVSVNVSALQFQHTRFFESMQAILVETGLHPTLLELEVTERTVMEGGDHIAELLHRIKAQGVSLSLDDFGTGYCSLSYLKHFPVDTLKIDRAFIRDVAWDNDSAAIVSAIITMGKGMNKMVLAEGVESTEQAAFLGNAGCTQMQGFLFGRAVPAREFEERIARVDTGLHTA, from the coding sequence ATGCCCTTGCCCGACGAGCTCACCCCCGTGGATTGGCCTGCGTTCCTGCTGGAACGCGCGCCCGCCATGCTCGCCTACATCGGGACCGATAAGCGGCTGCGCTATGCGAGCCCTGCGTATCGTGCGTGGATGGGCATCACCGACGATGCGGTTGAAGGACGCCTGCTAAAGGAAGTGATTCCGGCCGATCTCTATCCTCGGATCGAACCGGGCGTCATCGCCGCGCTCACCGGCACGCCGGTCATCGCCGATCGCGAGCTTCGCCGTGAAGACGTGCACCGTTACGCGCAAGCCAGCTTCTCGCCTGACCTTGATGATGAGGGCCGGGTACGCGGCGCCTTCGTCGTGCTCGCCGACATCTCCGATCGCCGTGCGCTTGAGGCACGCCTCAAGGAAAGCGAGCGCCGTTTCGCCCAGGCCTTTCGCCACGCGGCCATCGGCATGGCGCTCGTGCTACCCGATGGGCGCTGGCTGCAGGTCAACGACGCCATGTGCGCCATGCTCGGCTACCGCGAAGATGAGCTGCTCACGCGGAGCTTCCAGGACATCACCCATCCGGAAGACCTCGCCGTTGATCTCGGCCTGCTGAACCAGGTGCTCAGCGGCGAACGCGCGTCGTATCACATGGAAAAACGCTACCTGCACCGCGATGGCCATATCGTGCACGCGATGCTCAGCGTCTCGCTGGTTCGCGACGACCACGGTCAACCGCTTTACTTCGTCTCGCAGGTGCAGGACATCAGCGAGCGCAAGGCCTTCGAAGACGCGCTGTTCCGTGAGCGCGAACTGGCGGAAGTCACGCTGAAATCCATCGGCGATGCGGTGATCACCACCGACCCGGACCTCCGCGTCACCTCGCTCAACCCCATCGCCGAAGCCATGACCGGCTGGTCAAGTCACGAAGCCGTGGGCCGGCCCATGGACGATATCTTCCAGCTACGCGATCCGCTCACCCGGCGCCCCATCGCCAACCCGCTGCTCACGGCAGTGCAGAAGAACACCATCATCGGCCTCACCACCGATGCGATCCTCGTGCATCGCAATGGTTTCGATAGCCCGATTGAAGACTCGGCCGCGCCCATCCACGACCATGCCGGCAATGTCGTCGGCGGCGTGGTCGTGTTCCACGACGTGAGCGAAACGCGTGCCCTCGCGTTGAAGATGGCCCACCTCGCCCACCATGACACGCTCACCGGCCTGCCCAACCGCGCGCTACTGCAATCACGCATGGAATTCGCGGTCACGGTGGCCGCGCGACGCAAGCAGCGCTGCGCGTTGTTGTTCGTAGACATCGACCATTTCAAGCAGATCAACGACAGCCTCGGCCATGCCGCCGGCGATGCGCTGCTGCAGGAAGTGGCGCGACGTATCCGCTCGGCCGTGCGTGCCGACGACACCGTGAGCCGCCTTGGTGGCGATGAGTTCGTCGTGCTGCTTCCACACGTGGAAGACGGCGTCGATGCGGCTGAGGTCGCCGAGAAGGTGCTGCAGGCCTGCAATGAAGCGATCGGCCTGGAGGCCTCGGCGCTGGCCATCAGCTTCAGCATCGGCATCAGCCTGTACCCGGAAGACGCATTCGATGCGGAATCCATGCTGCGCAACGCCGATACCGCCATGTACGAAGCGAAGATGCAGGGCCGCAACGGCTACCGCTTCTTCAACGCCAGCATGAACGAGCGCAACACTGCCCGTGTGCGTATCGAGGTGGAGCTACGCAAGGCCCTCGCCCGCAATGAGCTGAGCCTGCACTACCAACCCAAGGTCGATGTCGACCTCGGCACCATCGTCGGCGCCGAAGCCCTGCTACGTTGGCAGGTCGATGGCGAAGATGTGTACACGCCCGAGCAATTCATCCCGGTGGCGGAGGATTGCGGGCTGATCGTGCCTATCGGTGAATGGGCGCTGCGCGAGGCTTGCCGCCAGACCCAGGCGTGGTCGACGACATACCGCCCGCTCTCGGTGTCCGTGAACGTTTCCGCGCTGCAGTTCCAGCACACGCGGTTCTTCGAATCGATGCAGGCGATCCTCGTGGAAACAGGCCTGCATCCCACACTGCTCGAGCTTGAAGTCACCGAGCGCACGGTGATGGAAGGCGGCGACCACATCGCCGAGCTTCTGCACCGGATCAAGGCGCAAGGCGTCTCGCTCAGCCTCGACGACTTCGGCACGGGCTATTGCAGCCTCTCGTACCTCAAGCACTTCCCGGTCGATACGCTCAAGATCGACCGCGCGTTCATCCGCGACGTGGCCTGGGATAACGACAGCGCCGCCATCGTCAGCGCCATCATCACGATGGGCAAAGGCATGAACAAGATGGTGCTCGCTGAAGGCGTGGAAAGCACCGAGCAAGCCGCGTTCCTCGGAAACGCCGGCTGCACCCAGATGCAAGGCTTCCTCTTCGGCCGTGCCGTACCGGCCCGCGAATTCGAAGAACGCATAGCCCGCGTAGACACCGGCCTCCACACCGCCTGA